One window of the Helicobacter sp. 11S03491-1 genome contains the following:
- the ppk2 gene encoding polyphosphate kinase 2, protein MSKQHSIITMRPESQPNKKSPYNKNDKLKEWFYNQEIIKLQIELVKLQNWVKNTRQKIVIIMEGRDGAGKGGTIKALSEHLNPRGCRIIALQKPTETEKSQWYFMRYISTLPSGGEIVFFDRSWYNRAGVEKVMGFCTQEEYKQFIYQVSNLEQMLISSGIMLFKYFLNVNQNEQKRRIKNRKTDPLKMWKLSPIDSKSLSLWDEYTQAFEKMFSRTHAPYAPWIIVDSNDKKAARLNIARDLLSKIDYEGKDPGSVCLLADPKIIHSYSQNPHQNITNPL, encoded by the coding sequence ATGTCAAAACAACACTCTATTATCACTATGCGTCCGGAATCCCAACCCAACAAAAAATCTCCCTACAACAAAAATGATAAACTCAAAGAGTGGTTTTATAATCAAGAAATTATCAAACTCCAAATTGAACTTGTAAAACTTCAAAATTGGGTGAAAAACACACGCCAAAAAATCGTTATCATCATGGAAGGCAGAGATGGAGCAGGAAAAGGAGGGACCATCAAAGCCTTGAGTGAGCATCTCAATCCTAGGGGGTGTCGCATTATCGCCCTTCAAAAACCAACTGAAACTGAAAAATCACAATGGTATTTCATGCGTTATATTAGCACATTGCCATCCGGAGGGGAAATCGTCTTTTTTGATAGAAGCTGGTATAACAGGGCTGGTGTAGAAAAAGTAATGGGGTTTTGCACACAAGAAGAATATAAACAATTTATTTATCAAGTATCAAACCTCGAACAAATGCTTATTTCGAGTGGTATCATGCTTTTTAAATATTTTCTTAATGTCAATCAAAATGAACAAAAACGGCGTATCAAAAATCGCAAAACAGATCCGTTAAAAATGTGGAAGCTAAGCCCCATTGATTCCAAATCACTTAGTTTATGGGATGAATATACCCAAGCCTTTGAGAAAATGTTTTCCAGAACACATGCACCTTATGCTCCTTGGATTATTGTTGATTCTAATGACAAAAAAGCAGCTCGATTGAATATTGCCAGAGATTTATTAAGCAAGATTGATTATGAAGGCAAAGATCCCGGAAGTGTTTGCTTGCTTGCAGACCCCAAAATTATCCATTCTTACTCTCAAAATCCCCATCAAAACATTACAAACCCTTTATAA
- a CDS encoding inositol monophosphatase family protein translates to MSDFIKASIQASKTIIQILSQRKIEHMQKYDIGAGGDISLGADMICEKIFTQHLLPLANIDSEESGYLNGKGEDIIILDPLDGSDNYLSNIPYYGASIALYDSNKIPKEAIVVNFCSQNAYFDMGSGLEQLSLIDCQQTPILKNHSLSQCGIFEKAYSNPSLAAKLYEHKIKFRSLGASALSLSLAHDVNFMLFGGKIRKYDCAAGLFLCRHLWIENSEHFLLVSRNKQIFDMITKIAKKD, encoded by the coding sequence TTGAGTGATTTTATCAAAGCATCAATTCAAGCAAGTAAAACAATTATTCAAATTTTATCACAAAGAAAAATAGAACACATGCAAAAATATGACATTGGAGCAGGTGGGGATATTAGTTTGGGAGCAGACATGATTTGTGAAAAAATTTTTACACAGCATCTTTTACCTTTAGCCAATATTGATTCTGAAGAATCAGGTTATCTCAATGGAAAGGGTGAGGATATTATTATTTTAGATCCTCTTGATGGAAGCGATAACTATCTCTCAAATATACCATACTATGGCGCATCAATAGCATTATATGATTCGAATAAAATTCCCAAAGAAGCTATTGTTGTTAATTTTTGTTCTCAAAATGCCTATTTTGATATGGGTAGCGGATTAGAACAACTTAGTCTTATTGACTGCCAACAAACTCCTATTCTTAAAAATCATTCTCTCAGCCAATGTGGGATCTTTGAAAAAGCCTACTCTAATCCCTCTCTTGCCGCAAAGTTATATGAACATAAAATTAAATTTCGATCTCTTGGGGCTTCTGCTTTGTCGCTTTCACTTGCTCATGATGTAAATTTTATGCTTTTTGGGGGCAAAATAAGAAAATATGATTGCGCGGCAGGGCTATTTTTGTGCAGGCATTTGTGGATAGAGAATTCAGAGCATTTTTTACTCGTAAGTAGAAATAAGCAAATCTTTGATATGATTACAAAAATTGCAAAGAAGGACTAG
- the recO gene encoding recombination protein RecO — protein MQGYILNTLPVKNEDMIVHILTPTSIKRLYRFYGARHSMIHIGKKIDFEEEGGGIFLPRLRNVMHLGHHWENTLERVYVWQRFIRLLNTHLIDVYELDSFYFDMLNRGANKLSIQNPLRVALEMYAELLGFEGRDDRGRQCFVCGEATNHEVGLGRAFLFGHLRCIGGRAFHKDKILEFLSTKSTLHLEDKIIEGMWEVLIKGL, from the coding sequence GTGCAGGGGTATATTTTAAATACTTTGCCGGTAAAAAATGAAGATATGATTGTGCATATCCTTACCCCAACAAGCATTAAGAGACTTTATCGATTTTATGGAGCAAGGCATAGTATGATTCATATAGGCAAGAAAATAGACTTTGAAGAAGAAGGCGGGGGTATTTTTTTGCCTAGACTTAGAAATGTTATGCATTTAGGACATCATTGGGAAAATACTCTAGAGCGCGTCTATGTTTGGCAAAGATTTATTCGCTTGTTAAATACACATTTGATAGATGTTTATGAATTAGATAGTTTTTATTTTGACATGCTTAATAGGGGCGCTAATAAATTATCCATACAAAACCCTTTGCGTGTAGCTCTTGAGATGTATGCCGAACTTTTGGGGTTTGAGGGCAGAGATGATAGGGGAAGGCAGTGTTTTGTTTGTGGGGAGGCGACAAATCACGAAGTAGGTCTTGGAAGAGCATTTTTATTTGGACATCTTAGGTGTATTGGAGGGAGGGCTTTTCATAAGGATAAAATTCTAGAATTTTTATCAACAAAATCCACACTCCACTTAGAAGATAAAATCATTGAGGGAATGTGGGAAGTGCTTATAAAGGGTTTGTAA